The DNA region GCCTGGTTGCGCGTCGCGGGGGTCGGCGAGGTAGATGTCGAAGCAGCCGGCGTTCAGGCGCTCGGCGGCGACCTCCTCCTCGAGGCGGCCGTTCGCGAGGCTCGTGAAGGCGATGAAGCTGCGGCCGCTGCCGAGGCCGCCGGGCGCCATCTTGTCCGGGGCGCAGCCCTGGGCCGGGTCGGCGCCCATCATCTCCTTCACCGTGCAGGTCCCGTCGCTCGGGAGCGTCACCTCGTCCACCGCGTTGAGCGTGACGGTCTGCGTCTTGCAGCTTCGCTGCAAATAAAGTGAAAACGCGACAATCGCGGGATCCGGGTCAGGCGTGACAGGCGTCCCCGCGGGCGTGACCTCGGCGGGGATGTCGACGCGGAGGGTCTCGCCATAGCGGCCCTCGAAGCCGCGGCCGTCGGGCCTGATCTTCTTGATGTCGTTCACCTGGATCGAGATGCCGTCGGAGAAGTTCTGGAAGTCCGAGCCGCGCTGGATGCGGAGCGTGAGGCTCGTCTCGCGGTACGGCACCGCGGCGAAGAAGTCCGGCTCGAGGTCGAACGAGCCGTTCCAGCACTCGGGGATGTTGAGCGTGCCCTGGATGCTGCCGGCGCCGTCGCCTTGCGAGCACGCGGGCGCGCTCGCGGCGAGCGCGGCGAGGACGACGGCGGCGCTGGCGAATCGCCGGAGCACGAGCCCACGCTAGCAGATGCGCGCGCCGCCGAGGACGCGGTCGCCGTCGTAGAAGACGGCCACCTGGCCGCGCGACACCGCGCGCACCGGCTCGTGGAACGCGATCGCGTCGGCGGAGACGTGGCCGGACGCCCCTTCGTGCCGGTAGCGCACGCGGATCCGCGCCTCGCGCGGCAGCTCCACCCCCGGCGCGACGACGACGTCCTCGATCCGAGCGCTCGTCGCGGCGAGGTCGTCTTCGTCGCCGAGGTGCACCGTCGCGGTCGCAGGATCGATCGCGGTCACGAACGCCGGCCTGCCCAGCGCGACGCCGAGCCCCTTCCGCTGCCCGACCGTGAAGCGGTGCACGCCGTCGTGCATCCCGACGCGCCGGCCGTCGCGATCGACGATCGGCCCCGGCCGGAGCCGCGGCTTCGCCCGCTCTTCCACGAAGGTGGCGTACGCGCCCGCGCCCGCGCCGACGAAGCAGAGCTCCTGGCTCTCGCCCTTCGTCGCGCCCGGGACCTTGCGCGCGAGCGCCTCCGCCCGCACCTCCGCCTTCGTGCTCTCGCCGAGCGGGAACACGAGCCGCTCGAGGTGAGGGAGCGTCGTCGCGTAGAGAAAGTAGCTCTGGTCCTTCGTGCCGTCGTGTCCCTCGCGGATGAAGGGCACGCCGTCGTCGGTGCGCCCCATCCGCGCGTAGTGGCCGGTCGCGACGCGCGCGGCGCCGAGCCGATCCGCGAGCGCGACGAGCTCCGCGATCTTCACCCCGCGGTTGCACGCGGCGCACGGGCTCGGCGTCTCGCCCGCGACGTACGCATCGACGAACGGCTCCACCACCGTGCGCGCGAAGAGCTCGCGGCGATCGAAGGTGTAGTGCGGGATGCCGAGCGCGTCGGCGGTGCGCCGCGCGTCGTACTGGTCCTCCGGCGCGCAGCAGCGCCCGTGCGATCCCGCGCCCGTCTCGGGGTAGTCCCAGAGGTGGAGCGTGACTCCGACGACCTCGTGCCCCGCGTCGACGAGGCGCGCGGCGGCGACGGCGGAGTCGACTCCGCCGCTCATCGCCACGATCACGCGCTCCTTCGCCGCCATGGCGCGAGAACCTAATGGCGCGCGGCGCAAGAAGGAAGCGCTACTGCCCCTGCAGCACCGTCTTCACGCCGTTCGTGGCGCGGTCGACGAGCTTCGCCGAGAGGTCGACCGCCTCGCTGTAGCGGTAGACGCCGGCCTGGAGCGCGAGGAGCTCGACGTTGCCGAGCTCCTTGCCGCTCCCGACCGCCTTCTCGACGAGCTTCTCGCCGCGATCGCACTCGCGGCCGAGGCCGGCGAGGACCCGCGCGAACGGGGACGGCTCCGCCGGCGGCGCGGCGCGCTCCGCGTGCTCGGGTCGCTTGCCGTGGCCGTGGTGCGCGAGCTCGACGTCGAAGCCACCGTCCCGCAGCGCGCTCGCTCCGATGATCCGCATGGAGAGGGGGGTCGGCCTCGGCCCGCCCGCGGTTGCGCGCTTTTTCGCTACTCGATGCGGGCGCGCTTCATCGCCCGGGCCAGCCCCTCGATCGCGCGGGCGTGGAGGCGGCAGCCCCACGACTTCGACAGGCCGATCTCGCGCGCGGCCTCGTCGATCGTGATCTCGTCGAAGTAGATCCGCTTGAGGAGGGTCCGCTCCTGATCGGGCCGCTCCTCCATCGCCGCCTTCAGCTTCTCGATCATCTCGGCGTACGAGACGTTCGACTCGGGGCTGTGGTCCGCGTCCTTCGCGTGCTCGAGCGCCTCGCTGCGGCGCATCGCGAGGAAGCCGACCGCGGCCGCCATCGCGGCGGTGGCGAGCTGATCGCCGAGCGCCTTGTCCGCCGCTTCGGGCGAGCGCGGCGGCGCGGCCGCTTGCTCCTCGAGCGCCGCCTCGTGCACGCGGTCGGCGGCCTGGACGGCGCGGAGCTTGCGATAGACGCGCTTCGGCAGGCTCCCGGTCTGGCGCATCGCGTCCACCATCCCGCCGCGGATGCGGAGGGCGGCCCACTTCCTGAAGGGAATGCCGCGATCGGGATCGAACGAGCGCGCCGCGTGGAGGAGCGTCTCGCGGCCTTGCGAGACGAGGTCCTCGTACTGCATTTGCCCTCCGAACTGGCGGCGCATCCCACGCGCGATCGCGTCGACGACCGGCATGCCCTCCTCGATGCGCGCGATGACGTCGGGCGTGTCCATCTCGAACCCTGAGGTTATCCACAATCCCGGAAGACGACCGTGAGAGTCAAGGCACGTCGAGTCTTCCCATCGCTCGCGTGAATGGTATGGGTGCTCCTCCTCGTCGATGAGCGATCATCAGAAGCCGAGCGACCGAGACGTGACGTCGGTGCGGATCGCCGCGAGCGAGCGCGCGAGCTCCATCGATCCGCGCGCGCATCAGGCGTGGCGGACGTGGCTCGCCGCGCTGGCGAAGGACGCCGACGCCGTGACCGCGGCCGCGCTCGCGTACGAGTCGCTCGACGCCGACGGCCGGAGCGCGTGGCTCGACGCGCTCGATCACGACGCGCCCGACGTCGAGGTGCCGAAGATCGCGCTCTACGCGCCCCTGCTCGGGGTGGAGGAGGACGACGAGCGCCGCGCCCGCATCGTGCTCAACGTCGTCGGCGCGGCGCGGAAGAGCACGCCGCCGCGCGCGTGGGTGGGGCGGCGCGGCGAGGACCGCGTCTGCCTCGTCGTGACGCCGCTCTACCTCGATTTCGTCGAAATCCTCTGCTGCCGCTACGACCCCGACGTCGGCGTCCGCGACGCGTGGCACAAGTGGCTCGCGCACACGTCCGACGTCGCGAAGCACGGCGCCGAGGTCGGCGCACAAGAGGAGGCGCTGCTCCCCGAGGTCGTCGAGGAGCTCGCGCACGCGGTGGTGGCCGATCGCCGCGCGGGCCGGAACGCGCCGCCCTCCCTCGTCCGCTACATGGACCTCTTCGCGCCCGATCTCGCGCACCCCGCCCGCTCCGAAGACGAGTAAGATCCGTCCGCGGTGATGGACCGGCCCGACCTCGACAAACGTTGCGGGAGCTGCGCCCGCTTCGTTCGCGTCATCGAGACGATCGACGAGAACGGCGAGGTGAAGCGCAAGGGCGAGTGCCTGCTGATGGTGTGGCCGCCGCCGCTCTACGAGACGAACACGTGCTCGCAGTACGTGAAGAAGGGGACCTTCACCGGCAAGCCGGTCCCCAAGCCGCGCGCGATCCGCAGCGGGTCGCCGCGGCCCGCCGCGCGGCCGGGCGAGCCGCGGGCGCCCACCCAGTTCACCCTTCCGGAG from Labilithrix sp. includes:
- the mnmA gene encoding tRNA 2-thiouridine(34) synthase MnmA — protein: MSGGVDSAVAAARLVDAGHEVVGVTLHLWDYPETGAGSHGRCCAPEDQYDARRTADALGIPHYTFDRRELFARTVVEPFVDAYVAGETPSPCAACNRGVKIAELVALADRLGAARVATGHYARMGRTDDGVPFIREGHDGTKDQSYFLYATTLPHLERLVFPLGESTKAEVRAEALARKVPGATKGESQELCFVGAGAGAYATFVEERAKPRLRPGPIVDRDGRRVGMHDGVHRFTVGQRKGLGVALGRPAFVTAIDPATATVHLGDEDDLAATSARIEDVVVAPGVELPREARIRVRYRHEGASGHVSADAIAFHEPVRAVSRGQVAVFYDGDRVLGGARIC
- a CDS encoding sigma-70 family RNA polymerase sigma factor yields the protein MDTPDVIARIEEGMPVVDAIARGMRRQFGGQMQYEDLVSQGRETLLHAARSFDPDRGIPFRKWAALRIRGGMVDAMRQTGSLPKRVYRKLRAVQAADRVHEAALEEQAAAPPRSPEAADKALGDQLATAAMAAAVGFLAMRRSEALEHAKDADHSPESNVSYAEMIEKLKAAMEERPDQERTLLKRIYFDEITIDEAAREIGLSKSWGCRLHARAIEGLARAMKRARIE